One region of [Limnothrix rosea] IAM M-220 genomic DNA includes:
- a CDS encoding bifunctional orotidine-5'-phosphate decarboxylase/orotate phosphoribosyltransferase yields the protein MELKYSQFNDKLTAAIARNQTILIAGLDPNPEMLPPQLDSGDLLVDLERWLLGVIEQTSDFVCAYKPTLGFYQVFGAAGFELLTRILKKIPSDLPVILDAKHADLNTGTTFARTIFQDWGVDAVTLSPYPGQDHIAPFLLYPDKAVFLQCRTSNPGALSIQAYPDLETPFYLHLVTETKQWGTPEQVALEIGGDRPETFARVRKIAPERWILARSIWQDKHPLEDILQAGLNSSGSGLLIPVPNDFLSQTNCTQTVDSLRQKIETIRTPFIPDQASCDIWETELKFPNRHPQEKLILQLFDLGCLMFGEYVQASGATFSYYIDLRKIISNPQVFSEVLKAYAEIVEKLNFDRVAGIPYGSLPTATGLALKLKTPMIFPRKEVKAHGTRRLIEGHFEKGETIAVIDDILISGKSIVEGAQKLESAGLVVKDMVVLIDHEGGVKDRLKAQGYNAYSVLTISEITETLFDTGRITKEQYESLTKD from the coding sequence TTGGAGCTAAAGTATTCGCAGTTTAATGACAAACTCACGGCGGCGATCGCCCGTAATCAGACTATTTTGATTGCAGGACTAGATCCGAACCCAGAAATGTTGCCCCCACAGTTAGATAGTGGTGACTTGTTGGTAGATTTGGAAAGATGGCTACTGGGTGTCATTGAACAAACCTCAGATTTTGTCTGTGCCTACAAGCCGACCTTGGGTTTTTATCAAGTTTTTGGGGCAGCGGGATTTGAACTATTAACGCGCATTCTCAAAAAAATCCCCTCGGATCTTCCTGTCATTCTTGATGCGAAACACGCGGATTTAAACACTGGCACAACTTTCGCTCGCACAATTTTTCAAGATTGGGGTGTGGATGCCGTTACCCTCAGTCCTTACCCCGGGCAGGATCACATTGCGCCGTTTTTGCTTTACCCCGATAAAGCTGTTTTTTTGCAATGTCGTACTTCTAACCCCGGTGCTCTCAGCATTCAGGCTTATCCTGATCTCGAAACGCCTTTTTATCTCCATCTCGTCACAGAAACTAAGCAGTGGGGCACACCAGAACAAGTTGCCTTGGAAATTGGCGGCGATCGCCCGGAAACCTTTGCACGGGTAAGGAAAATTGCCCCAGAACGCTGGATTTTAGCGCGGAGTATTTGGCAGGATAAACATCCCCTTGAAGATATTTTACAAGCCGGACTAAATAGTAGCGGTTCTGGGTTATTAATTCCGGTGCCCAATGATTTTTTAAGCCAAACGAATTGCACCCAAACGGTTGATAGTCTTCGTCAAAAAATTGAAACGATTCGGACACCTTTTATTCCCGATCAAGCCAGCTGTGATATTTGGGAAACTGAACTAAAATTTCCCAACCGCCATCCCCAAGAAAAACTCATTTTGCAGCTTTTTGATTTGGGCTGTTTGATGTTTGGGGAATATGTGCAAGCGTCCGGCGCGACCTTTTCCTATTACATCGATCTGCGGAAAATCATCTCGAATCCACAGGTTTTTAGTGAAGTGCTTAAAGCCTATGCCGAGATTGTTGAGAAACTAAATTTTGACCGTGTTGCGGGAATTCCCTATGGCTCTTTGCCGACAGCGACGGGCTTGGCTTTGAAACTAAAAACGCCGATGATTTTCCCTCGTAAGGAAGTGAAAGCCCATGGTACGCGACGGTTAATTGAGGGTCACTTTGAAAAGGGTGAAACCATCGCCGTGATCGATGACATTTTGATTAGTGGTAAAAGTATCGTTGAAGGCGCACAAAAACTCGAATCGGCAGGCCTCGTCGTTAAAGATATGGTGGTGCTCATTGATCATGAAGGGGGCGTAAAAGATCGCCTTAAGGCTCAGGGTTACAACGCCTATTCGGTACTAACTATTTCTGAAATTACGGAAACATTGTTTGATACCGGACGCATTACGAAAGAGCAATACGAGAGCCTAACGAAAGATTAA
- a CDS encoding DUF3288 family protein yields the protein MPQDQVHPQANRDRLIVDQLLKGNPTEHHLVELARLHIRYKGFPGAREIQQDLKLLFQQWGLTEESLFAKTREIHSSGRAYSHLRQGEDVQDWS from the coding sequence ATGCCGCAAGATCAAGTTCATCCCCAAGCAAACCGCGATCGCCTAATTGTTGATCAGCTTCTGAAGGGCAATCCGACAGAACATCATTTAGTGGAGTTGGCGCGGTTGCATATTCGCTATAAAGGCTTTCCGGGGGCGCGGGAAATTCAACAGGATTTGAAGCTGCTTTTTCAGCAGTGGGGGTTAACGGAAGAATCACTATTTGCCAAAACTAGAGAAATTCATAGTTCTGGAAGAGCTTACAGCCATTTACGTCAAGGGGAGGATGTTCAAGATTGGAGCTAA
- a CDS encoding ABC transporter permease codes for MGLHVLEHLQMAIATLRTNKMRSGLTMLGIIIGNASVIAMVGLGQGAQKLAAEEFESLGSNVLFIIPGSRAAQRTTIDLPKTLVWEDAQAIAEQVPNVAGVAPQINGRGNVRFRGVNKESLIVGVTPEFPDVREFILDRGRFVIDDDLKRNKRIAVVGSEIVDEMFQNVDPVGQKIRVRNISFDIVGVMEEKGASLGTNLDNAVYIPLTTMANQVVGRTSPFGTEVTFISVSGEREDRVRAMTFQIENLLRLRHKIVDEDDFSVQSQQDLLEVANTITGALTTMLAAIAGISLLVGGIGIMNIMLVSVTERTSEIGLRKALGATRDDVLFQFLIESVILAGIGGAFGTSLGLGGIMLTNALTPLAAPISATTILIAVGVSGGIGLFFGVFPARQAAKLDPIVALRSE; via the coding sequence ATGGGATTACACGTTTTAGAACATCTACAGATGGCGATCGCCACCCTGCGTACAAACAAAATGCGCAGCGGTTTAACGATGCTGGGCATTATTATCGGCAATGCGTCGGTCATTGCAATGGTGGGTTTGGGGCAAGGGGCACAAAAACTCGCCGCCGAAGAATTTGAATCCCTCGGCTCTAATGTGCTGTTTATCATCCCCGGTTCCCGCGCTGCCCAACGGACAACCATCGATTTGCCGAAGACCCTCGTTTGGGAAGATGCTCAGGCGATCGCCGAACAAGTGCCCAATGTCGCAGGCGTTGCCCCCCAGATTAATGGACGCGGCAATGTGCGTTTCCGGGGCGTGAACAAAGAGTCTTTAATTGTCGGTGTTACGCCAGAATTTCCCGATGTGCGGGAATTTATCCTAGATCGGGGTCGTTTTGTGATTGATGACGACCTGAAGCGCAATAAACGTATTGCTGTGGTCGGCTCAGAAATTGTCGATGAGATGTTTCAAAATGTCGACCCCGTCGGTCAAAAAATCCGTGTGCGTAATATTTCCTTCGATATTGTCGGCGTGATGGAAGAGAAGGGCGCATCCCTCGGCACAAATCTCGATAACGCGGTTTATATTCCCCTGACAACCATGGCGAATCAGGTGGTTGGTCGAACATCTCCCTTTGGTACAGAAGTCACCTTTATTTCTGTTTCCGGTGAGCGGGAAGACCGCGTCCGAGCCATGACCTTCCAAATTGAAAATCTTCTGCGGTTGCGCCACAAGATTGTCGATGAAGATGATTTTAGTGTGCAATCCCAACAGGATCTCCTCGAAGTTGCCAATACAATCACTGGCGCTTTAACGACAATGCTGGCGGCGATCGCCGGCATTTCCCTCCTCGTCGGCGGCATTGGCATCATGAATATCATGCTAGTTTCCGTTACAGAGCGCACTAGCGAAATCGGCCTCCGCAAAGCCCTCGGTGCAACTAGGGATGATGTATTGTTCCAATTTCTGATCGAATCTGTCATCCTTGCTGGAATTGGTGGAGCCTTTGGTACTAGCCTTGGCCTCGGCGGCATTATGCTCACCAACGCCCTCACTCCCTTAGCAGCTCCCATTTCGGCCACAACGATTCTTATTGCAGTCGGTGTATCTGGTGGAATTGGTTTATTTTTTGGTGTTTTTCCCGCCCGGCAAGCGGCCAAACTCGACCCCATCGTTGCCCTACGTTCCGAATAA
- a CDS encoding response regulator transcription factor, which yields MDKTYNILLVDDEPGVRESVQAYLDDDENLSVTAAENATKALELLQTFTPDLVISDIMMPQMSGYDFLEKLREDPRFKTLPVVFLTARGMTSDRIQGYQAGCDAYLPKPFEPEELEAIVKNLLTKEEAIAETQSGGDANLDGIAQDLKEIKQFLGQQNQLVTTPPPLKIDLTPREQSVLDLVAQGLMNKEIAKQLETSVRNVEKYVSRLFGKTGTNSRTELVRYALKHGLTQ from the coding sequence ATGGATAAAACCTACAATATTTTGCTCGTAGATGATGAACCGGGCGTACGAGAGTCTGTACAAGCCTATTTGGATGATGATGAAAATTTGTCGGTGACGGCAGCGGAAAATGCAACAAAGGCTTTGGAATTGCTACAAACTTTCACGCCAGATCTTGTGATTTCCGACATTATGATGCCCCAGATGAGTGGCTATGATTTCCTCGAAAAGCTCCGCGAAGATCCCCGTTTCAAAACATTGCCCGTGGTTTTTCTGACTGCCCGTGGCATGACTAGCGATCGCATCCAAGGTTATCAAGCAGGCTGCGATGCCTATTTACCCAAGCCCTTTGAACCGGAAGAACTAGAAGCGATTGTCAAAAACCTTCTAACGAAAGAGGAGGCGATCGCCGAAACCCAAAGCGGTGGCGATGCAAATCTTGATGGCATTGCCCAAGATCTAAAAGAAATTAAACAGTTCCTTGGTCAACAAAACCAATTGGTGACGACTCCCCCTCCCCTAAAAATTGATCTCACTCCCCGTGAACAGAGTGTTTTAGATCTAGTTGCCCAGGGTCTGATGAACAAAGAAATTGCCAAGCAGCTCGAAACTAGCGTGCGTAACGTCGAAAAATACGTCAGCCGCCTCTTCGGTAAAACGGGCACAAATAGCCGTACCGAGCTTGTGCGCTATGCCCTTAAGCATGGCTTAACTCAGTGA